In Janibacter cremeus, a genomic segment contains:
- the smpB gene encoding SsrA-binding protein SmpB produces the protein MATKKKKEPGELVVARNRKARHDYLIEDTYEAGLALMGTEVKALRMGRASLIDGFAIFYGDELWLEGVHIPEYVQGTWTNHTPRRRRKLLLHRSELDKLSVKVQGSRRTIVPLSLYFSNGRVKVEIALATGKRDYDKRHTLREQQDRREADRAMSDQMKRRR, from the coding sequence GTGGCCACGAAGAAGAAGAAGGAACCGGGCGAGCTCGTCGTTGCCCGTAATCGCAAGGCGCGCCACGACTATCTCATCGAGGACACCTACGAGGCCGGCCTCGCACTCATGGGTACCGAGGTCAAGGCACTGCGCATGGGTCGGGCCAGCCTCATCGACGGGTTCGCGATCTTCTACGGTGACGAGCTGTGGCTCGAGGGGGTGCACATCCCCGAGTACGTCCAGGGGACGTGGACCAACCACACGCCGCGTCGTCGTCGCAAGCTGCTGCTGCACCGGTCCGAGCTGGACAAGTTGTCCGTGAAGGTCCAGGGCAGTCGACGCACCATCGTGCCGCTGTCCCTGTACTTCAGCAACGGACGCGTCAAGGTCGAGATCGCGCTGGCCACGGGCAAGCGCGACTACGACAAGCGGCACACCCTGCGCGAGCAGCAGGACCGCCGTGAGGCGGACCGGGCGATGTCCGACCAGATGAAGAGGCGTCGCTGA
- a CDS encoding type II secretion system F family protein, whose translation MTDLVHSIGPGRSGAALGLAFAMGVLLVIQGLPRNRRATLDDRLAPYLRDTPRPSRLLQVEQVPLAAIIPTVLRPLVTDLARRVESVLGGTSSVGRRLQRAGRAPDTDHFRAEQVVYGFAGAALGGVLGVLAVTSKGRSPVLLLLLIALGFGCGVVVRDALLSREANRREERMLAEFPTVAELLALAVGAGEGTTGALERVVRLSEGELSDELGRCLADARAGASLQKALQGLADRTGLISLARFVDGIVVAVERGTPLAEILRAQAQDVREEGRRQIMEVGGKKEITMMIPVVFGVLPVTVLFALFPGLSFFQFQM comes from the coding sequence ATGACCGACCTCGTCCACTCCATCGGCCCGGGCCGAAGTGGAGCAGCCCTCGGGCTGGCCTTCGCCATGGGCGTGCTGCTGGTCATCCAGGGTCTGCCTCGCAACCGACGGGCCACCCTCGATGACCGGTTGGCGCCCTACCTGCGCGACACTCCACGGCCATCCCGCCTCCTGCAGGTCGAGCAGGTGCCCCTCGCCGCGATCATTCCCACCGTCCTGCGTCCGCTCGTCACCGATCTCGCCCGCCGGGTCGAGTCGGTGCTCGGGGGGACGTCCTCGGTGGGTCGACGGTTGCAGCGCGCCGGGCGCGCCCCGGACACCGACCACTTCCGGGCCGAGCAGGTCGTCTACGGCTTTGCCGGCGCAGCCCTCGGTGGTGTGCTCGGAGTCCTCGCCGTCACCAGCAAGGGCCGGTCACCGGTGCTGCTCCTGCTGCTCATCGCCTTGGGGTTCGGTTGCGGGGTGGTCGTGCGCGACGCCCTGCTCAGCCGTGAGGCGAACCGACGCGAGGAGCGGATGCTCGCCGAGTTCCCCACGGTCGCCGAGCTGCTCGCTCTCGCCGTCGGTGCTGGGGAAGGCACCACGGGGGCCCTCGAACGGGTCGTGCGCCTGTCCGAGGGGGAGCTGTCGGACGAGCTCGGCCGGTGCCTCGCGGATGCCCGTGCCGGCGCGAGCCTCCAGAAGGCGCTGCAGGGTCTCGCCGACCGCACCGGCCTGATCTCGCTGGCCCGGTTCGTCGACGGGATCGTCGTCGCCGTGGAGCGAGGCACGCCCCTGGCCGAGATCCTGCGAGCGCAGGCGCAGGACGTGCGTGAGGAAGGACGTCGCCAGATCATGGAGGTCGGTGGCAAGAAGGAGATCACGATGATGATCCCTGTCGTCTTCGGTGTGCTTCCCGTGACCGTCCTCTTCGCGCTCTTCCCGGGCCTCTCGTTCTTCCAGTTCCAGATGTGA
- a CDS encoding peptidoglycan DD-metalloendopeptidase family protein, which produces MAARHARTLVSAALSVCLLGGVVTYASADPDPKQQKEHVEEKLSDARGDLQETSADLVEAHDALEKTRGKLPAARSKAEQAAAAEVSAQSEYDDAVAAHEVAQANEHKAEKELRTTSTRISRARKEVGGFAGQVYQRDGIGTMKVAVGSEDPSDFIDKMIMAESVGETQGAALQDLSTSRANLVSTGDRLQALREQTKQAKETKEGALASAQEASSAADAAQADLESLEDDQSSQAAALERAKKKDTKRVESLQAESDKLTKILEERARQARIREAEIRKARKAQERREAEARERAEQQRRERERASRESAPSAPSAPAPKPAPPKPAPPKPAPSSGVLSAPSSAPVSSQFGYRYHPILHYSRLHAGRDYAASCGTAVRAAASGTVISAGVAGGYGNQLVIDHGVKRGTSLATTYNHLQRFAVSGGHVERGQVIGYVGTTGTSTGCHLHFETRENGTPVDPRRWL; this is translated from the coding sequence GTGGCTGCCCGTCATGCCCGCACCCTCGTGAGCGCGGCGCTGTCGGTGTGCCTGCTCGGGGGAGTCGTCACCTACGCTTCTGCCGATCCGGATCCGAAGCAGCAGAAGGAGCACGTCGAGGAGAAGCTGTCCGACGCGCGCGGCGACCTGCAGGAGACGTCAGCCGATCTGGTCGAGGCGCACGATGCGCTGGAGAAGACCCGAGGCAAGTTGCCGGCGGCTAGGTCGAAGGCCGAGCAGGCCGCGGCGGCCGAGGTGTCTGCCCAGAGCGAGTACGACGATGCGGTGGCCGCCCACGAGGTGGCCCAGGCCAACGAGCACAAGGCCGAGAAGGAGCTGCGCACGACGAGCACCCGGATTTCCCGGGCCCGTAAGGAGGTCGGCGGTTTCGCGGGGCAGGTCTACCAGCGCGACGGCATCGGCACCATGAAGGTGGCCGTCGGCAGCGAGGACCCGAGCGACTTCATCGACAAGATGATCATGGCCGAGTCGGTCGGCGAGACCCAGGGCGCCGCGCTGCAGGACCTGAGCACCTCACGCGCCAACCTCGTCTCCACCGGTGACCGGCTCCAGGCCCTGCGTGAGCAGACGAAGCAGGCCAAGGAGACCAAGGAGGGTGCGCTCGCCTCGGCGCAGGAGGCCAGCTCCGCTGCGGATGCGGCCCAGGCCGACCTCGAGTCCCTCGAGGATGACCAGTCGAGTCAGGCGGCCGCGCTGGAGCGTGCGAAGAAGAAGGACACGAAGCGCGTCGAGAGCCTGCAGGCCGAGTCGGACAAGTTGACCAAGATCCTCGAGGAGCGGGCCCGCCAGGCGCGCATCCGCGAGGCGGAGATCCGCAAGGCCCGCAAGGCCCAGGAGCGTCGCGAAGCCGAGGCGCGCGAGCGTGCGGAGCAGCAGCGCCGGGAGCGTGAGCGTGCCTCGCGCGAGAGTGCTCCGTCCGCCCCGTCCGCCCCCGCCCCGAAGCCGGCGCCACCGAAGCCGGCGCCACCGAAGCCCGCGCCCAGCTCCGGCGTCCTCTCGGCCCCGAGCAGCGCGCCCGTGAGCTCTCAGTTCGGGTACCGGTACCACCCGATCCTCCACTACTCCCGGTTGCACGCCGGTCGCGACTACGCCGCCAGCTGCGGGACGGCGGTGCGTGCGGCCGCCTCCGGCACGGTGATCAGTGCCGGCGTCGCAGGTGGGTACGGCAACCAGCTGGTCATCGACCACGGCGTCAAGCGTGGGACCTCCCTGGCCACGACCTACAACCACCTGCAGCGATTCGCCGTCAGCGGCGGTCACGTCGAGCGCGGTCAGGTCATCGGGTACGTGGGCACGACGGGCACCTCGACAGGCTGCCACCTGCACTTCGAGACCCGCGAGAACGGCACCCCGGTCGACCCACGACGCTGGCTCTAG
- the trxA gene encoding thioredoxin, which yields MTKITDLDLDLFRSTVSGEGTVIVDFWATWCGPCRQFAPIFEAAAEERSDITFAKVDIDDNPQLASLANVSSVPTLMAFRDGILLHQSAGALPKAQFEQLLDAVQDVDMEDVKAQVAAREGAAD from the coding sequence ATGACCAAGATCACCGATCTCGATCTCGACCTCTTCCGCTCCACCGTCTCGGGCGAGGGGACCGTGATCGTCGACTTCTGGGCAACCTGGTGCGGCCCGTGCCGTCAGTTCGCGCCCATCTTCGAGGCCGCCGCCGAAGAGCGCTCCGACATCACCTTCGCGAAGGTCGACATCGACGACAACCCGCAGTTGGCTTCCTTGGCGAACGTCTCCTCCGTCCCGACACTGATGGCCTTCCGCGACGGGATCCTGCTCCACCAGAGCGCCGGCGCCCTGCCCAAGGCACAGTTCGAGCAGCTCCTCGATGCCGTGCAGGACGTGGACATGGAGGACGTCAAGGCCCAGGTGGCCGCCCGCGAGGGCGCTGCGGACTGA
- a CDS encoding AI-2E family transporter, with protein MEQEPADPVSDTQEEPTASRPTTADEPEATTSDEPEVVHSTEGTVAAPVAAAQPTIPADELDDPDREHEHPDLRPTTVISLPPTLTLLVGAAAGIVAIFGLKQVAGIVAPTFLAVTLIIAVYPVYKALRRVLPSAVAGLLLITILYGIIAALGASIGVAASRFATELARPDYTSTFTAVITDLRLMLAERGIEADEIDRAIANFDLRNLTGIATSLANTVTGLTTTMLFLLTVMIFLVMDSGGFGPRLEAIHRQKPDVADALVAFGYRVRRYWIVSTIFGLIVAVIDYAALKWLGVPLAMTFALLSFVTNYIPNVGFVLGLIPPAFIALLSGGVSTMLWVIVIYSVVNFIIQGILQPKFTGDAVGINATTAFLSLMFWAYVFGALGALLAIPFTLLIKTLLIDRDPKTRWISPFISSSPRGG; from the coding sequence GTGGAGCAGGAGCCGGCCGACCCCGTGTCCGACACGCAGGAGGAGCCGACCGCGTCGCGGCCCACCACGGCGGACGAGCCCGAGGCCACCACCAGCGACGAGCCCGAGGTCGTGCACTCGACGGAGGGGACGGTTGCGGCCCCGGTGGCCGCCGCGCAGCCGACGATCCCCGCCGACGAGCTGGACGACCCGGACCGTGAGCACGAGCACCCGGACCTGCGCCCCACCACGGTCATCTCCCTGCCCCCGACGCTGACCCTGCTGGTGGGGGCGGCGGCCGGGATCGTGGCCATCTTCGGCCTGAAGCAGGTCGCCGGGATCGTCGCACCGACCTTCCTCGCAGTCACCCTGATCATCGCGGTGTACCCGGTCTACAAGGCACTGCGTCGGGTCCTGCCGTCGGCGGTCGCGGGCCTGCTGCTCATCACCATCCTCTACGGCATCATCGCTGCACTCGGCGCCTCGATCGGCGTGGCCGCCAGCCGCTTCGCCACCGAGCTGGCCAGACCGGACTACACGAGCACCTTCACCGCCGTCATCACCGACCTGCGCCTGATGCTGGCCGAGCGGGGGATCGAGGCCGACGAGATCGACCGGGCGATCGCCAACTTCGACCTGCGCAACCTCACCGGCATCGCCACGTCGCTGGCCAACACCGTCACGGGACTGACGACGACGATGCTCTTCCTGCTGACGGTGATGATCTTCCTGGTCATGGACTCAGGAGGCTTCGGCCCGCGCCTCGAGGCCATCCACCGGCAGAAGCCCGACGTCGCCGACGCCCTCGTGGCCTTCGGTTACCGGGTGCGCCGCTACTGGATCGTCTCGACGATCTTCGGACTGATCGTCGCGGTCATCGACTACGCGGCCCTGAAGTGGCTCGGCGTCCCGCTGGCGATGACCTTCGCCCTGCTGTCCTTCGTGACGAACTACATCCCGAACGTCGGCTTCGTCCTGGGCCTCATCCCGCCGGCCTTCATCGCACTGCTCTCCGGTGGGGTGTCGACGATGCTCTGGGTGATCGTCATCTACAGCGTCGTCAACTTCATCATCCAGGGCATCCTCCAGCCGAAGTTCACCGGCGACGCCGTCGGTATCAACGCGACGACGGCCTTCCTGTCGCTGATGTTCTGGGCGTACGTCTTCGGTGCACTCGGTGCCCTGCTGGCCATCCCCTTCACCCTCCTGATCAAGACGCTTCTGATCGACCGCGACCCGAAGACCCGGTGGATCAGTCCCTTCATCTCCAGCAGCCCCCGGGGCGGATGA
- the ftsE gene encoding cell division ATP-binding protein FtsE, with translation MIRFENVTKRYPSQSHPALEEIDLNIERGEFVFLVGASGSGKSTLVRLAIREEVVTSGRLLVGGHELRKMPQRKVPQLRRQVGTVFQDFRLLPNKTVKQNVAYALQVIGRPRRAIRALVPETLEMVGLADMGERMPHELSGGEQQRVAIARAVVNKPPVLLADEPTGNLDPATSLEIVKLLRRIHDSGTTIVMATHDNVIVDQMQQRVVELEDGHIVRDEIGGSYVPKVVDARDREEREAERLEEDADRPAPPEDPPLGEVHALDDWDDDAEDLLR, from the coding sequence ATGATCCGATTCGAGAACGTCACCAAGAGGTATCCCAGCCAGAGCCACCCGGCGCTGGAGGAGATCGACCTCAACATCGAGCGCGGCGAGTTCGTCTTCCTCGTCGGCGCCTCGGGCTCCGGCAAGTCGACCCTGGTGCGGTTGGCAATCCGCGAGGAGGTCGTCACCAGCGGTAGGTTGCTCGTGGGTGGCCACGAGCTGCGCAAGATGCCCCAGCGCAAGGTCCCGCAGCTGCGGCGGCAGGTGGGCACGGTCTTCCAGGACTTCCGGCTCCTGCCGAACAAGACGGTCAAGCAGAACGTCGCCTATGCACTGCAGGTGATCGGCCGACCGCGACGGGCGATCCGTGCACTCGTGCCCGAGACCCTCGAGATGGTGGGTCTGGCCGACATGGGCGAGCGGATGCCGCACGAGCTCTCCGGCGGTGAGCAGCAGCGGGTCGCCATTGCGCGCGCCGTCGTGAACAAGCCTCCGGTGCTGCTCGCCGACGAGCCCACCGGCAACCTCGACCCGGCCACCAGCCTGGAGATCGTCAAGCTCCTGCGTCGCATCCACGACTCGGGCACCACGATCGTCATGGCGACCCACGACAACGTCATCGTCGACCAGATGCAGCAACGGGTGGTCGAGCTCGAGGACGGGCACATCGTCCGCGACGAGATCGGCGGCAGCTATGTGCCGAAGGTCGTCGACGCCCGCGACCGGGAGGAGCGCGAGGCCGAGCGGCTCGAGGAGGACGCCGACCGACCGGCGCCCCCCGAGGACCCACCTCTGGGTGAGGTGCACGCCCTCGACGACTGGGACGACGACGCGGAGGACCTGCTGCGATGA
- a CDS encoding VanZ family protein — translation MNELRSARWVVPVAVWLLLVLQLVVLYVPSAPGPSAPIPHADKIVHVLAFAAPVLAAGLTRRRWWPLVAVAGVLHAPVSEVVQHLCLSGRSGDPRDVVADLVGVAGASVAISLWFRRPRRRRL, via the coding sequence GTGAACGAACTCCGGTCCGCGCGATGGGTGGTACCTGTTGCCGTGTGGTTGCTCCTGGTGCTGCAGCTGGTCGTGCTGTACGTCCCGTCGGCTCCCGGCCCGTCGGCGCCGATCCCACACGCGGACAAGATCGTTCACGTGCTGGCCTTCGCCGCGCCGGTCCTGGCCGCAGGTCTGACGCGGCGCCGGTGGTGGCCACTGGTCGCAGTGGCCGGCGTGCTCCACGCGCCGGTGAGCGAGGTCGTCCAGCACCTTTGCCTCTCGGGCCGCTCCGGCGATCCGCGGGACGTCGTCGCGGACCTGGTTGGCGTGGCAGGCGCGTCAGTCGCGATATCATTGTGGTTTCGGCGACCACGTCGTCGCCGACTCTAG
- a CDS encoding TadE/TadG family type IV pilus assembly protein has product MIGADRLRGESGSAVVDFVMTSALLMFVFLAVLQLGLALHVRNTLISCAAEGARYGARDGATPEQGAGRARELISGSLSSRFAGGVSASVQTTAADVRVLVVDVTAPIPLVGPIGPSESLEVSGRAFMEDQ; this is encoded by the coding sequence GTGATCGGTGCCGACCGGCTGCGTGGGGAGAGCGGGTCCGCGGTCGTCGACTTCGTCATGACCTCGGCCCTGCTGATGTTCGTCTTCCTCGCGGTCCTGCAGCTCGGTCTGGCACTGCACGTACGCAACACCCTGATCAGCTGCGCCGCAGAGGGAGCCCGGTACGGGGCACGGGACGGGGCGACACCCGAGCAGGGTGCAGGTCGTGCCCGCGAGCTGATCTCCGGTTCGCTCTCCAGCCGTTTCGCTGGAGGGGTCTCCGCGAGCGTGCAGACCACGGCTGCGGATGTGCGGGTTCTCGTCGTCGACGTGACCGCCCCGATCCCGCTCGTCGGACCGATCGGTCCGAGCGAGAGCCTCGAGGTGAGTGGCCGAGCCTTCATGGAGGACCAGTGA
- the prfB gene encoding peptide chain release factor 2, translating to MAVDFASEIQNLRTTMASVRDVTDLDALEAQITDLEQQAAEPNLWDDPDTAQGVTSALSRANHERDRIRAMDTRIDDLEALIEMGVEEGGAEGSEVLAEAETELAKVAKAVSQLEVRTLLSGEYDERSAVVTIRAGAGGVDAADFAEMLMRMYLRWAERHGYPTKVMDTSYAEEAGLKSATFEVNVPYAYGNLSVEGGTHRLVRISPFDNQGRRQTSFAAVEVIPLIEGTDSIEIPDNDLKIDVFRSSGPGGQSVNTTDSAVRMTHIPTGIVVSMQNEKSQIQNRAAALRVMQSRLLLAKRAEEAAERKELAGDVKASWGDQMRSYVLNPYQMVKDLRTEHETGNSSAVFDGEIDQFIEAGIRWRIEQAKSDD from the coding sequence GTGGCAGTTGACTTCGCATCCGAGATCCAGAACCTCCGCACGACCATGGCGTCGGTGCGTGACGTGACCGATCTGGACGCCCTCGAGGCCCAGATCACCGACCTCGAGCAGCAGGCGGCCGAGCCCAACCTGTGGGACGACCCGGACACGGCGCAGGGCGTCACCTCCGCGCTGTCCCGGGCCAACCACGAGCGTGACCGCATCCGGGCGATGGACACCCGCATCGACGACCTCGAGGCGCTCATCGAGATGGGTGTCGAGGAAGGGGGAGCGGAGGGCTCCGAGGTCCTCGCCGAGGCCGAGACCGAGCTGGCGAAGGTCGCCAAGGCGGTCAGCCAGCTCGAGGTGCGCACCCTGCTGTCGGGGGAGTACGACGAGCGCTCGGCCGTCGTGACGATCCGCGCCGGGGCCGGAGGCGTCGACGCCGCGGACTTCGCCGAGATGCTCATGCGCATGTACCTGCGCTGGGCCGAACGCCACGGTTACCCGACCAAGGTCATGGACACCTCGTACGCGGAGGAGGCGGGCCTGAAGTCGGCCACCTTCGAGGTCAACGTCCCCTACGCCTACGGCAACCTCTCCGTCGAAGGCGGGACCCACCGCCTGGTGCGGATCTCTCCCTTCGACAACCAGGGGCGTCGCCAGACCTCCTTCGCAGCGGTCGAGGTCATCCCACTGATCGAGGGCACGGACTCGATCGAGATCCCGGACAACGACCTGAAGATCGATGTCTTCCGCTCCTCCGGCCCGGGCGGCCAGTCGGTCAACACCACCGACTCCGCCGTGCGGATGACGCACATCCCGACCGGCATCGTCGTGTCGATGCAGAACGAGAAGTCGCAGATCCAGAACCGCGCGGCCGCGTTGCGCGTCATGCAGTCCCGCCTGCTGCTGGCCAAGCGGGCCGAGGAGGCCGCCGAGCGCAAGGAGCTCGCCGGCGACGTCAAGGCCAGCTGGGGTGACCAGATGCGCTCGTACGTGCTCAACCCGTACCAGATGGTCAAGGACCTGCGCACCGAGCACGAGACCGGCAACTCCTCGGCCGTCTTCGACGGAGAGATCGACCAGTTCATCGAGGCCGGTATCCGCTGGCGCATCGAGCAGGCCAAGTCCGACGACTGA
- a CDS encoding pilus assembly protein TadG-related protein, giving the protein MTPLRRLGRRLSGLVRLVRTRARCEDGQLTVLILGLTVIAMTVIIGGLAVTSAQISRMRLLDAADAAALAATDEGAEQVYDTGLAQQALPLTDDTVRSAAVDHLTGRERPHGLASWSVAGGTGTPDGRTAVVRLVGEADLPMVGGLISSLGGSVTVGVESRARADIVIDAP; this is encoded by the coding sequence ATGACCCCCCTTCGCCGTCTCGGCAGACGCCTGTCCGGACTCGTCCGGCTCGTGCGCACCCGCGCTCGCTGCGAGGACGGGCAGCTGACCGTCCTCATCCTCGGGCTGACGGTCATCGCCATGACCGTGATCATCGGGGGCCTGGCCGTCACCTCGGCGCAGATCTCGCGGATGCGGCTGCTCGACGCGGCCGACGCCGCCGCACTCGCGGCCACCGACGAGGGGGCGGAGCAGGTCTATGACACGGGACTGGCGCAGCAGGCCCTGCCATTGACCGACGACACGGTGCGCAGTGCCGCGGTCGATCACCTCACCGGCCGAGAGCGCCCCCACGGCCTGGCGAGCTGGTCGGTGGCGGGAGGTACCGGGACACCGGACGGGCGCACCGCCGTCGTGCGCCTGGTGGGGGAGGCCGACCTGCCGATGGTCGGGGGGCTGATCAGCTCGCTGGGTGGTTCGGTCACCGTGGGCGTGGAATCACGCGCCCGGGCGGACATCGTCATCGACGCGCCCTGA
- a CDS encoding CsbD family protein yields the protein MGFDDKLDNAKDKAAGKAKDAVGDATDDKDLQAEGQAQEAKGNLKSAAENVKDTFK from the coding sequence ATGGGATTCGACGACAAGCTGGACAACGCCAAGGACAAGGCGGCCGGGAAGGCCAAGGACGCCGTCGGCGACGCCACTGACGACAAGGATCTCCAGGCCGAGGGTCAGGCCCAGGAGGCCAAGGGCAACCTGAAGTCGGCAGCCGAGAACGTCAAGGACACCTTCAAGTAG
- the ftsX gene encoding permease-like cell division protein FtsX — MKPSVLADAWEGLRRNKSIAVSVILVTMISMYLLGVGLLAQQQVDQMKGYWYDRVQVSIYLCTETSSQPNCSSGAVTGDQKESIASQLDEMKPLVKDVYYEDEQEAFQRFKEDYKNSPLASHIRVGDIPASYRVQLTDPEEYATVASAFKGAPGVASVPNLREVFAPLFRAINIITGVMVGLAVLTLVSAVLLMATTIRQAAFTRRREIAIMKLVGASNGTIRTPFILETVLSGLIGVVMSIGLLWVSAWALFDRYLLRETAGTAFISSSDVWIIAPFLVIGVVLLAIGTSTVTLWRYLRV; from the coding sequence ATGAAGCCCTCGGTACTCGCCGACGCCTGGGAGGGCCTGCGGCGCAACAAGTCGATCGCCGTCTCGGTGATCCTCGTGACGATGATCTCGATGTACCTGCTCGGGGTCGGCCTGCTCGCCCAGCAGCAGGTCGACCAGATGAAGGGGTACTGGTACGACCGTGTCCAGGTCTCGATCTACCTGTGCACCGAGACCTCATCCCAGCCGAACTGCTCGTCGGGTGCCGTGACCGGGGACCAGAAGGAGTCCATCGCCTCGCAGCTGGATGAGATGAAGCCCCTGGTCAAGGACGTGTACTACGAGGACGAGCAGGAGGCGTTCCAACGCTTCAAGGAGGACTACAAGAACTCCCCGCTCGCCAGCCACATCCGGGTCGGGGACATCCCGGCGAGCTATCGCGTGCAGCTGACCGACCCGGAGGAGTACGCGACGGTGGCCTCTGCATTCAAGGGCGCCCCGGGGGTGGCCAGCGTGCCGAACCTGCGCGAGGTCTTCGCCCCGCTGTTCAGGGCGATCAACATCATCACCGGCGTGATGGTCGGCCTGGCCGTCCTCACCCTCGTCTCCGCGGTGCTGCTGATGGCCACGACCATCCGTCAGGCGGCCTTCACCCGTCGGCGCGAGATCGCGATCATGAAGCTCGTCGGAGCCTCCAACGGCACGATTCGCACCCCCTTCATCCTCGAGACGGTGCTGTCCGGGCTCATCGGTGTGGTGATGTCCATCGGACTGCTGTGGGTGTCCGCCTGGGCGCTCTTCGACCGTTATCTCCTGCGGGAGACCGCAGGAACGGCGTTCATCTCCTCCAGCGACGTGTGGATCATCGCTCCCTTCCTCGTCATCGGGGTCGTGCTGCTGGCCATCGGGACCTCGACGGTCACCCTCTGGCGTTACCTTCGCGTGTAG